One bacterium DNA window includes the following coding sequences:
- the folE gene encoding GTP cyclohydrolase I FolE: MQEDLVRSEREAALNGSGAANPRLMQLYRDVLAEIGENAGREGLVETPRRIAQSMEFLTSGYRLTVEDVVGDAVFEEKIDEMVLVKDIEVYSLCEHHMLPIHGYAHIAYIPNGRVVGLSKLPRIVDVFARRLQLQERMTNQIADAICQVLKPKGVGVIIEAQHFCMMMRGVQKQNSTTVTSCMLGGFKTRSETRAEFLQLVYGPNGRR, encoded by the coding sequence ATGCAAGAAGACCTTGTACGGTCGGAACGCGAAGCCGCGCTCAACGGCAGCGGCGCCGCCAACCCGCGGCTGATGCAGCTTTACCGCGACGTGCTTGCCGAAATCGGCGAGAACGCAGGACGGGAAGGGCTGGTTGAGACGCCGCGGCGGATCGCGCAGTCCATGGAATTCCTCACCAGCGGCTACCGGCTGACCGTGGAAGACGTCGTGGGCGACGCGGTATTCGAGGAAAAGATAGACGAAATGGTGCTCGTAAAGGACATCGAAGTCTATTCGCTCTGCGAGCACCACATGCTGCCCATCCACGGCTACGCGCACATCGCGTACATCCCCAACGGCCGCGTGGTCGGGTTGTCAAAGCTGCCGCGCATCGTGGACGTGTTCGCCCGGCGGCTGCAGCTGCAGGAGCGGATGACGAACCAGATCGCGGACGCGATATGCCAGGTGCTGAAGCCGAAGGGCGTTGGCGTGATTATAGAAGCGCAGCATTTCTGCATGATGATGCGCGGCGTCCAGAAGCAGAACTCTACGACGGTGACATCCTGCATGCTCGGCGGCTTCAAAACG
- a CDS encoding 6-carboxytetrahydropterin synthase codes for MAEVVITRVEEFSAAHRLHNPALSDEDNARIYGYCNNPSGHGHNYRLEVSVAGEPDPKTGYLVDLKILRDLIRERIISEVDHKHLNTDVPWLAGIIPSVENLAVAFWERLDGRIPGARLYSIKLFETERNFVTYYGPGGPK; via the coding sequence ATGGCGGAGGTCGTCATAACCAGGGTCGAGGAGTTTTCGGCGGCGCACCGGCTTCACAATCCGGCGCTGTCCGACGAGGATAACGCGCGCATATACGGCTATTGCAACAATCCGAGCGGCCACGGACACAACTACAGGCTGGAAGTGAGCGTCGCCGGCGAACCCGACCCCAAAACGGGATACCTTGTCGATTTGAAGATTCTCCGCGACCTAATCAGGGAGCGGATCATCTCCGAGGTGGACCACAAGCATTTGAACACCGACGTGCCCTGGCTTGCGGGAATCATTCCCTCGGTGGAAAACCTGGCGGTGGCGTTCTGGGAAAGGCTCGACGGCAGAATCCCCGGCGCGCGGCTGTATTCGATCAAGCTGTTCGAAACGGAAAGAAATTTCGTGACATACTACGGACCCGGAGGTCCGAAATGA